The DNA segment CCATTGCCCTTATGACCACCACCCGGCTGGTATTTGCTTTCAGTAACCGGATCATGAATAAGAATTATGTGGAAACTGCCCTGCAAAAGCGACCCGATGGCCGTTATTTTACCCTTGGCGAAGCCGTGCGCTACGCCAAAAACCTCACTTATACCTTTTTTAGTGATGTAATCAATAACCGCAAGTTCACCTTGCTGGGCGACCCCGCCATGAACCTGGCATTTCCGGTGCATACGGTACAAACAACTGCGGTAAATGGCATACCGGTGACGGCGCAGCCCGATACCCTCAAAGCCCTGGCAGAATATACTATTAGCGGGCAGGTTACCGATGCTGCCGGTAATGTGCTCAACAATTTCAATGGTACAGTAAATGCCACGGTGTTTGATAAGGCCCAGACAACCAGTACACTGGCTAATGATCCCGGCAGTTTGCCCGTCGCCTTCCAGGTACAAAAAAATACCCTTTTTAAGGGCAAAGCCAAAGTAAGCAATGGCCTGTTCTCCTTCCGCTTTGTGGTGCCCAAGGACATTAATTACCAGTTTGGCAACGGTAAGATCAGCTATTATGCCGACAACGGGGCTGCAGATGGCAATGGGGCTTTTACCAATATCATTATTGGCGGATCGGGTGACAGCACGGCTGACCGGGAAGGACCACAGATCAAGGCATTTCTTAACGACGAGAAGTTTGTGAACGGAAGTATCAGTAATGACAGACCGATTTTACTGGTAAGGCTGGCCGACTCTTCCGGCATTAATATTATGGGTACCGGCATTGGTCATGACCTGGTAGCCATACTGGATCATAACCAGCAACAGTCGTTTGTGCTGAATGATTTTTATGAAAGCGACCTGGACAATTTCCGGAAAGGAACGGTACGGTTCCAACTGCCCGGCTTAACGGAAGGGCCTCATACCCTTACCATTAAGGCCTGGGACGCTGTTAATAATTCCAGTGAGGTAACCCTTGAATTCAGGATCTTTAACCAGCAAAACCTACTGCTGGATCATGTTTTGAACTATCCGAATCCGTTTACCACCCGCACCACTTTTTGGTTTGAACATAACCGGCCAGGCGAGGAATTACATGTAGATATTCAGGTATTTACCATTACCGGCAAGCTGGTAAAGACCCTTCGGCATACAATATTTTCACCCGGCAACCGTTCGAGTGAGGTAGAATGGGACGGACGCGATGAATATGGCAGTAAAATAGGCCGGGGAGTTTATATTTACCGTTTGCGGGTACAAACGATGGACGGTAAAGCTGCTCAAAAACTCGAAAAATTGTTTATATTGTAATTCAGTATTTGTATTTTTGGCCACTTATATTTCAACCGCCTATTGAATTGATATTCTACTCTGAAAGTTTTATTCGCCTCAGCAAGGCCATCTTGCCAAAACTAACTTAATCCAAACCTGATTCTTTTTATTATTGAATGATCGCATTTGCTGTAGGGCGAAATTCCTTAAAACAAGACAAATACTCATGTATGAAACGAAAGACCTTTAAACTGACTGCTGCTTTATTTTTAATGGCGGGGTTGAATTCATTGACTGCTCAAACTGACTCTATTAATGTGGTCACTACAGCCGTACCTTTTCTGAGGATTTCCCCCGATGCAAGGGCCGGCGGCATGGGAGATCTTGGTGTAGCTACTTCAGCCGATGCCAACTCAGCTTTTTGGAATCTCGCTAAAACGCCCTTTGCTGAAAAGAATTTCAGCATTGGCTTAACCTACACGCCCTGGTTGAAAGACCTGGGACTTAATGATGTATACCTGCTGGCATTAGCCGGTTATTATAAACTGGATGAGTTGCAAGCGATGTCTGCATCCGTCAGGTATTTCAGTCTCGGTAATATTCAATTTACGAATGGTAATGGCGATTATTGGGGCGATGGACGTCCACGTGAATTTGGTGTAGATGTGGGTTATTCCCGTAAATTATCTGATAAGATAGGTCTTGGTATAGCGTTGCGCTATATTAATTCCAACCTGGCGGCCGGCGCACCTTCTACCGGAACTGCTTACAAAGCGGGCAGTACTTTCGCTGGTGATGTTTCCTTCTTCTATTCTGGTGTACGCCCTTCGGGCAATGGCTGGAACTTCGGTGCTGTGCTCAGTAACCTCGGCGGTAAAGTAGGTTATACCAACGATGCTCAGCAAAGGGATTATATTCCTGCCAACCTTAGCATTGGTACTACTTATACTGCACAGATTGATGAAACCAATAAGATCCAGTTCGGTCTTGACCTGCATAAACTGCTGGTGCCTACACCGCCTAAATTTACTGGTGATATCCCTACCGATTCAGCACTCACTGTTAAATACAGGGATAAGAGTGTTGTAAATAGCTGGTTCAGTTCTTTTGGCGATGCGCCCGGGGGCTTCAGTGAAGAACTGAGGGAATTCCAGGTATCTGTTGGTGCTGAGTATGGTTATAATGACCAGTTCTTTGTTCGTGCGGGTTATTTCTACGAGGACAAGAACAAGGGTAACCGCAAATATTTTACTGTAGGTCTGGGCCTTAAATACAATGTATTTGGTCTTAACTTCTCTTACCTGGTGCCTTCGGGTTCTGGCGTGAACAGGAACCCCCTGTCCAATACCCTCCGCTTCGGTTTGGTATTTGACCTGGATGATACCGGAAGCAGCACTTCTCCCACTCAATAATTACGACTAATATTAATTGAATATATTTGAAGCGTTCCGGTCTCCGGAACGCTTTTTTAATGATCAAATATTAAATTAATGTATCGCATAGGCTTTGGCATAGATTTTCATCAATTGGTAGCAGGCAGGCAATTATGGATTGGTGGTGTAAACATTCCTCATCATAAAGGCGCTTTGGGGCATAGTGATGCAGATGTGTTGCTGCATGCCATTTGTGATGCCTTGCTGGGTGCGTTGGCCCTGGGTGATATTGGTATACATTTCCCCAATACTGATCCTGCTTACAAGGATATTGACAGTAAAATACTGCTGCAGCATACGTATACACTCATTAAAGCAAAAAACTACCGGGTGGTAAATGTTGATTCCTCCATCTGCCTGGAGGCGCCCAAGATCAAAAAATATTCCGGGGAAATGCGTAAAGTGATTGCTTCCATTCTGGAAATTACAGAAGAAGATGTATCTGTAAAGGCTACTACTACAGAACAGATGGGATTTGTAGGACGGGAGGAGGGGCTGGTGGCTTATGCTAATGTGCTCCTGCAAAAAATCTAAATCCTTTACCTTTGCGCCATGTCAAAAATTCATGTAAAGATTATCAATCAATCGTCTAATCCTTTACCCGAGTACAGCACTGAAGGGTCAGCGGGTATGGACCTGCGCGCCAATCTCGAAGCGCCGGTAGTATTAAAATCGCTGGAACGTTCTTTGATACCTACCGGGTTATTCATTGAATTGCCGGAGGGCTATGAAGCGCAGGTGAGGCCACGGAGCGGATTGGCTATCAAACAGGGACTTACCTGTTTAAATTCGCCTGGTACCATAGATGCCGACTACCGGGGGGAGATTAAGGTTATACTCATCAACCTGTCGCAGGAACCGCAAACCATTCAGCATGGCGACCGTATTGCACAAATGGTAGTACACAGCGTGGGCCAGGTAGCATGGATACCCGTTACCAGTATCGCGGTTACTCAACGCAACGAAGGTGGCTTTGGTCACACCGGCAAATCCTGATCATTTTATACACTGGCTTCTGAATTTCTATATTCTTAATTTATGAGATATTTTCATTGGTTATTGGCTCCTCTTATCCTGGTGATTGGTATTAACGTAAGTAGCTGCCGTTCGGCCAAAAAGATCCAGACGGCCATTACAAAAAAAGATACTGCCGTAGTAGTACCGGTGATTGACCGTAAGGCCGATTCCACCCAATTCATTCAGCAGGTATACAATGCTGTACAGAACAACCGTATCATCAACTTCCGCACTATGTCGGCTAAGGTGAAGGTGGAATACAAAGGCGCCGATGGTAAAAAGCCCGATTTCACGGCTAACGTGAAACTTCAAAAGGACAGTATTATCTGGATCAGTATCAATTCCATACTGGGCGAGGCGCTACGGGCCATGGTAACAAAAGATAGTGTGAAGGTGTTATATAAAATGGACAGAATGGCGCAATTGAGGTCTATCGAGTACCTCCAGGAAGTAACCAAAATACCCTTCTCTTTTACAGAGTTGCAGGATTTGCTCATGGGCAACCCTATCTACCTCGATAGCAATATTGTGTCTTATAAGAACGAGGAAAAAACGGTTTCCCTCATCAGTGTAGGCACCCTGTTTAAGCATTTGTTAACAGTTTCCCGGGGCGACTATACGCCACAACACAGTAAGCTGGACGATATAGATGTGATCCGGGCCCGTACCTGTGACATCACTTATGGGGATTATGAAACCAAAAATGGCATTAATTTCTCTAAATACCGGAAAATCGTAGTGTCTGAGAAGTCTAAGTTGGAGATCGAACTGCAGTTCAAGCAATTTGAATTTAACGAACAATTAAGCTTCCCATTCAATATCCCGAAAAATTATAAACGTCAATAAACGTTATAGCTGTACAATCTTTTGGCATCCCTGAGCGTTGCTGTATAGGTTGCGACCCGGTATATGCGCTTTTTAACTCGTAAAAATTCTGTCATGCTCAAAACATTATTTTCCTGTTTACTGGTACTTGCTTTTTCCGGCTCCCTGCTGGCTCAAACCAGTGATGACCTGAAGAAGAAACAGGCTGAGATTCAACAAGAAATAGATGATTTGAAGCAGTCGCTGAATGATACCAAAAAGAATAAAAAGGCCGGCCTTGGTCAGCTATCCATGATCAAGAAAAAACTGCGTCTCCGGGAGCAGGCCATCAACAACATCAATGACCAGATCAACGTGATCCAGGGTAATATCAGTCAGTCGCGTAACGAAATTTCCCGCCTCAAGCTGGAGCTGGATACCCTGAAAGCCCAGTATGAAAAAAGTGTGGTATATGCCTACAAGAACCGCAGCAATTACGACTTCCTGAACTTTATATTCTCTGCCGCCAACTTTAATGATGCCCTCAAAAGGATAGAGTACCTCAAATCGTACCGTCAGTATCGTGAGCAGCAGGCTACTTCCATAAAAAGCACCCAACTGCTTTTGCAGGGGAAGATATCCAGCCTGGAAAGTACCCAAAAGCGTAAAAGTGATGCCTTGCAGGAACAGGAAAAAGAAAAAGTAGTACTGGTAGAAGAGCGCAAGGAAAAAGATGAGATCGTTAACAAGCTCAAAGCCCGTGAACGGGAGTTAACAAAAGAACTGACCGATAAGCAGCGTGCAGATAAGAAATTACGTGATGGTATCATGGCCGCTATCCGCCGCGAAACGGAAAAAGCGCGGGCAGAGGCATTGCGCCGGGAGAAAGAAGCAGCAGCGGCTGCTAAGAAAGCGGCAGCCAACAATGCAGCTTCGAACCCCAATACAGCAGCCAACGCACCTGCAAAAACTACTGCTGCCAAACCTAAAAGTGTATTTGCAGCAACGCCCGAGGGAGAGCTCATCTCTGATAACTTCGAAAAGAACCGTGGTAAATTGCCCTGGCCTATAGATAAGGGACAGATCAAGATCCATTTTGGCCCTTATAAGATCCCTGAATTAAAAATTACCGGTAACAATCCGGGCCTTACCCTGGAAACAGACGAAGGCGCTGCTGTAAAGGCTGTTTTCGACGGAGAAGTGATCTCTGTATTTGAAGTGGATGGGACCAGCGCTGTCTTTGTGCGTCATGGTAAGTATTTTACTACCTACAGTAACCTGAATGGAGTAAGCGTATCCAGAAATCAGCATGTGAAGGCCGGCCAGGTATTGGGCAAGGCGGCTTCCAATGGTGAAGGCAACGGTGAAATTGAATTTGTATTAATGCAGGATACCCGTAACCTCGATCCGGAACCCTGGATCAGAAGGCGGTAAGCAGGAAATAAATGATTAGCCCGATAACTTAACCCCGCACACCAGCGGGGTTTTTCATGCCGGCACTATTAAATGAAGCGCCGAGGAACCTGTTATACAATGCCTCATATTGGGGTACAATCCTGTCAATATCAAACAGGCGGGCATGGGCCGCTGCATTTTGCTTAAACTGCTGCAGCTTCTCCGTATCTGACAACAGTTCAATAGCATACCGGCCCATGGTATCCACGTCTCCCACATTGGCCAGGTAGCCAGTTTTTCCATGCACATTAATTTCGGGCAGACCACCTGCATTGGTAGAGATTACCGGTACGCCGGCTGCCATAGCTTCCAGGGCTGCCAGGCCAAAGCTTTCATAATCGGAAGTCAGCAGGAAAAGATCGGCAATGGCTAATATATCTTCCATCTGCTCCTGTTTGCCTACAAAGCGGGTTTCATCGCAGATGCCCAGCTCACGGCACAGGCTTTCGGCAGCAGGACGCTCGGGGCCATCGCCTACAAACAATAGTTTACTGGGTACCTTCTTTACTGTTTCTGCAAATATCATCACCACATCCTGTACCCGTTTGAGCTTCCTGAAGTTGGAAGCATGGAGTAATATTTTCTCCCCATTGGGTGCTATTACCCGACGAAAAGCATCGATCGGTTTTTTATTGAACCGCTTTACATCCACAAAATTCTGGATCACTTCTATTTCTTTCTCTATCTGGAAATTCTTATAAGTTTCATCCCGCAGGTTATTGGATACGGCTGTAATGGCATCACTTTCATTAATGGAAAAGGTAACCACCGGCGCAAACGTCTTGTCCTTGCCTACCAGGGTAATATCTGTACCATGCAGGGTGGTAATGACAGGTATTCGTTTGCCCTGTTTTTCCAGGATCATTTTGGCCATATAAGCAGCAGAGGCGTGCGGAATAGCGTAGTGCACATGCAGCAGGTCAATATTGCTGTTCACGATCACATCCACCATAGTACTGGCCAGGGCTGTTTCATACGGCGGATAATCAAATAAGGGATAATGCGGCACCCTCACCTCATGGTAGAATATATTGGCATGGAACTCACTCAATCTCACTGGTTGCTGATAGGTAATAAAATGTACCTGGTGGTCTTTATCTGCCAGGGCCTTTCCCAATTCTGTTGCCAAAACGCCACTACCACCGAACGTAGGATAACAAACAATACCAATACGCATACGCTGCTTTAATTATTTGAGAATGTGAAGGTAAATGAATTAGTTTGGAATTAACTTTAGCTGGAAATAACACCTATAATGCACGGAATGTTCACTTTATGT comes from the Paraflavitalea devenefica genome and includes:
- the porV gene encoding type IX secretion system outer membrane channel protein PorV, translating into MKRKTFKLTAALFLMAGLNSLTAQTDSINVVTTAVPFLRISPDARAGGMGDLGVATSADANSAFWNLAKTPFAEKNFSIGLTYTPWLKDLGLNDVYLLALAGYYKLDELQAMSASVRYFSLGNIQFTNGNGDYWGDGRPREFGVDVGYSRKLSDKIGLGIALRYINSNLAAGAPSTGTAYKAGSTFAGDVSFFYSGVRPSGNGWNFGAVLSNLGGKVGYTNDAQQRDYIPANLSIGTTYTAQIDETNKIQFGLDLHKLLVPTPPKFTGDIPTDSALTVKYRDKSVVNSWFSSFGDAPGGFSEELREFQVSVGAEYGYNDQFFVRAGYFYEDKNKGNRKYFTVGLGLKYNVFGLNFSYLVPSGSGVNRNPLSNTLRFGLVFDLDDTGSSTSPTQ
- the bshA gene encoding N-acetyl-alpha-D-glucosaminyl L-malate synthase BshA yields the protein MRIGIVCYPTFGGSGVLATELGKALADKDHQVHFITYQQPVRLSEFHANIFYHEVRVPHYPLFDYPPYETALASTMVDVIVNSNIDLLHVHYAIPHASAAYMAKMILEKQGKRIPVITTLHGTDITLVGKDKTFAPVVTFSINESDAITAVSNNLRDETYKNFQIEKEIEVIQNFVDVKRFNKKPIDAFRRVIAPNGEKILLHASNFRKLKRVQDVVMIFAETVKKVPSKLLFVGDGPERPAAESLCRELGICDETRFVGKQEQMEDILAIADLFLLTSDYESFGLAALEAMAAGVPVISTNAGGLPEINVHGKTGYLANVGDVDTMGRYAIELLSDTEKLQQFKQNAAAHARLFDIDRIVPQYEALYNRFLGASFNSAGMKNPAGVRG
- the dut gene encoding dUTP diphosphatase, encoding MSKIHVKIINQSSNPLPEYSTEGSAGMDLRANLEAPVVLKSLERSLIPTGLFIELPEGYEAQVRPRSGLAIKQGLTCLNSPGTIDADYRGEIKVILINLSQEPQTIQHGDRIAQMVVHSVGQVAWIPVTSIAVTQRNEGGFGHTGKS
- a CDS encoding murein hydrolase activator EnvC family protein, with translation MLKTLFSCLLVLAFSGSLLAQTSDDLKKKQAEIQQEIDDLKQSLNDTKKNKKAGLGQLSMIKKKLRLREQAINNINDQINVIQGNISQSRNEISRLKLELDTLKAQYEKSVVYAYKNRSNYDFLNFIFSAANFNDALKRIEYLKSYRQYREQQATSIKSTQLLLQGKISSLESTQKRKSDALQEQEKEKVVLVEERKEKDEIVNKLKARERELTKELTDKQRADKKLRDGIMAAIRRETEKARAEALRREKEAAAAAKKAAANNAASNPNTAANAPAKTTAAKPKSVFAATPEGELISDNFEKNRGKLPWPIDKGQIKIHFGPYKIPELKITGNNPGLTLETDEGAAVKAVFDGEVISVFEVDGTSAVFVRHGKYFTTYSNLNGVSVSRNQHVKAGQVLGKAASNGEGNGEIEFVLMQDTRNLDPEPWIRRR
- a CDS encoding DUF4292 domain-containing protein, giving the protein MRYFHWLLAPLILVIGINVSSCRSAKKIQTAITKKDTAVVVPVIDRKADSTQFIQQVYNAVQNNRIINFRTMSAKVKVEYKGADGKKPDFTANVKLQKDSIIWISINSILGEALRAMVTKDSVKVLYKMDRMAQLRSIEYLQEVTKIPFSFTELQDLLMGNPIYLDSNIVSYKNEEKTVSLISVGTLFKHLLTVSRGDYTPQHSKLDDIDVIRARTCDITYGDYETKNGINFSKYRKIVVSEKSKLEIELQFKQFEFNEQLSFPFNIPKNYKRQ
- the ispF gene encoding 2-C-methyl-D-erythritol 2,4-cyclodiphosphate synthase, with protein sequence MYRIGFGIDFHQLVAGRQLWIGGVNIPHHKGALGHSDADVLLHAICDALLGALALGDIGIHFPNTDPAYKDIDSKILLQHTYTLIKAKNYRVVNVDSSICLEAPKIKKYSGEMRKVIASILEITEEDVSVKATTTEQMGFVGREEGLVAYANVLLQKI